The following are encoded together in the Adhaeribacter arboris genome:
- a CDS encoding diacylglycerol/lipid kinase family protein: MPANASFHKLLFIINPISGDVDKGDLVKAISDYCHQHQIKYKVYKTTGEGDFTKLKQQVRTYEPDAIIAAGGDGTVGLAAKVVNHTSTPLGIIPLGSGNGLSKDLGIPQNMEEALALVSNHTIKAIDTLELNGHPCFHIGDLGFNALVVARYSEAESRGPQTYALIAFQEYLNYECHQYRVETDQETFEGEAFMLTITNSNAFGSNVKINPHGIIDDGIFEICLIESFPKMAAFKLMYNLYTETPEESEYTRILSCKSATIYNYTDTLAQIDGEVVELGKKIDVKLLPKSLRVVVPVEQTN, translated from the coding sequence ATGCCGGCAAACGCGTCCTTTCATAAACTCTTATTCATAATTAATCCAATATCAGGAGATGTTGATAAAGGTGATTTAGTAAAGGCTATTTCAGATTATTGCCACCAACATCAGATAAAGTATAAAGTATATAAAACTACCGGCGAAGGGGACTTTACCAAATTAAAGCAACAAGTGCGAACGTATGAACCGGATGCTATTATTGCGGCGGGCGGTGATGGAACGGTTGGTTTAGCCGCTAAAGTAGTTAATCATACTTCCACTCCTTTGGGAATTATTCCGCTTGGTTCGGGTAACGGCTTATCAAAAGATCTGGGAATTCCGCAAAACATGGAAGAAGCTTTGGCCTTGGTGAGTAACCATACCATTAAAGCCATTGATACCTTAGAGCTTAACGGTCATCCTTGTTTTCACATTGGCGATTTAGGGTTTAATGCCTTAGTAGTAGCCCGTTACAGTGAGGCAGAATCGCGCGGACCGCAAACCTACGCCTTAATTGCCTTTCAGGAGTATTTAAATTACGAATGCCACCAGTATCGCGTCGAAACAGATCAGGAAACATTTGAAGGCGAAGCTTTTATGCTCACCATTACTAATTCTAATGCTTTTGGGAGTAACGTTAAAATTAATCCTCACGGAATTATTGACGATGGTATTTTTGAAATTTGTTTAATTGAATCTTTCCCGAAAATGGCGGCTTTTAAGTTAATGTATAACCTATATACCGAAACGCCGGAAGAATCGGAGTATACGCGCATTTTGTCTTGTAAATCGGCCACTATTTATAACTATACCGATACCCTGGCCCAAATCGACGGCGAAGTAGTAGAGTTAGGTAAAAAAATTGACGTAAAGCTACTGCCCAAAAGTTTGCGGGTTGTGGTGCCGGTGGAGCAGACGAACTAA
- a CDS encoding LON peptidase substrate-binding domain-containing protein, which yields MANFIPLFPLNIVVYPGEKINLHIFEPRYKQLIQDCFATSKPFGIPAFLKKGVSEIGTEVHINSIDKTYASGEMDIKCKGGNLFRIINFYRQLPSKLYAGGEIEILTDLDDEDPILKVQIQEKIQHLYEILGLATLYINLPENFKIYDIAHQLGLTLEQEYVLLQFRRESERQEMVLAHLIAILPVVEQTERLKERVKLNGHFKNLIPPNF from the coding sequence ATGGCAAATTTTATTCCTTTGTTTCCTTTAAATATTGTCGTCTACCCGGGCGAGAAAATCAATCTGCATATTTTTGAACCTCGCTACAAACAATTAATTCAAGATTGCTTTGCAACTAGTAAACCATTTGGTATTCCGGCTTTTCTCAAAAAAGGAGTCAGCGAAATTGGCACCGAAGTTCATATCAACAGCATCGACAAAACCTACGCTAGCGGCGAAATGGACATTAAATGCAAAGGCGGCAACTTGTTCCGGATAATTAATTTTTACCGCCAGTTGCCTTCTAAACTATACGCGGGCGGCGAAATAGAAATTTTAACTGATTTGGATGATGAAGATCCCATTTTAAAGGTGCAAATTCAAGAGAAGATTCAACACTTATACGAAATTTTGGGGCTGGCTACCTTGTACATTAATTTGCCGGAAAATTTTAAAATTTACGACATTGCCCACCAATTAGGATTAACCTTGGAGCAGGAATACGTATTACTCCAGTTCCGGCGCGAAAGCGAACGACAGGAAATGGTTTTAGCGCATTTAATCGCTATTTTACCAGTTGTAGAACAAACGGAACGTTTAAAAGAACGGGTAAAGCTTAACGGTCATTTTAAAAACCTTATTCCGCCCAACTTTTAA
- a CDS encoding metallophosphoesterase codes for MHLPEYFLPALFILVVIIGFYAWYRERRQRYKPYIKQKTTIFSTESYPNQKPQQAICLIGDTGNITDSNNDPIVKLLRTWLKENPLNGTLIFLGDNIYPVGLPPIGHKTRNIAEKRLKVQLDLVREYPGQVFFISGNHDWNKGRANGLEYVLRQEEYITKYLNRPHCYLPSGGCPGPIVRHLSDDIMLIFINTQWWVQKGVRPLGKSFNCSTHSEADFFQQLEDLLVLYPHKQKIIAAHHPLYSNALHGGKFTLKQHVFPLTAAHKKFYVPLPVAGSIYPVYRKLYGPEEDMSNPRYRRLRRKLLHLFQKHKNIIYAAGHDHNLQYFALKNNHYLVSGSGSKTAFVQSGGRATFVHEHKGFFVVDYFDANTIWLSALEPPQPGTTDKYKIAFRRKINII; via the coding sequence ATGCATCTACCAGAATATTTTTTACCGGCTTTATTTATTCTGGTAGTTATTATCGGGTTTTACGCGTGGTACCGCGAACGGCGGCAGCGCTATAAGCCTTATATTAAACAAAAAACCACTATATTTTCTACCGAATCGTATCCGAATCAGAAGCCGCAACAGGCTATTTGCCTGATTGGCGATACGGGTAATATCACCGACTCCAATAACGACCCCATCGTTAAGCTGCTTCGAACCTGGTTAAAGGAAAACCCGTTAAATGGTACCCTCATTTTTCTGGGTGATAATATATATCCGGTTGGATTACCGCCCATCGGGCATAAAACCCGTAACATCGCGGAAAAGCGCCTGAAAGTGCAATTAGATTTGGTGCGGGAATATCCGGGTCAGGTATTTTTTATCAGCGGTAACCACGATTGGAACAAAGGCCGGGCAAATGGCTTGGAGTACGTTTTACGCCAAGAAGAATACATTACTAAATACTTAAACCGGCCTCATTGTTATTTACCTTCTGGCGGTTGTCCTGGCCCGATTGTGCGGCATTTATCCGATGATATTATGCTGATTTTTATTAATACGCAATGGTGGGTGCAGAAGGGAGTCCGGCCTTTGGGTAAATCCTTTAATTGCAGCACACATTCCGAAGCGGATTTTTTTCAACAATTAGAGGATCTCTTAGTTCTTTACCCGCATAAACAAAAAATTATTGCCGCTCATCATCCATTGTACAGCAATGCCTTACACGGCGGTAAATTTACTTTAAAACAACACGTATTTCCGTTAACGGCCGCTCACAAAAAATTTTATGTTCCATTACCGGTAGCGGGCTCTATTTACCCGGTGTACCGCAAACTCTACGGACCGGAAGAAGATATGTCGAACCCGCGCTACCGGCGCTTACGCCGGAAACTTTTACATTTGTTTCAAAAGCATAAAAACATTATTTACGCGGCCGGGCACGATCATAACTTGCAATATTTCGCGCTTAAAAACAATCATTACCTGGTAAGCGGATCCGGATCCAAAACGGCTTTTGTGCAGAGCGGCGGCCGGGCTACTTTTGTGCACGAACATAAAGGATTTTTTGTAGTAGATTATTTCGATGCGAATACTATCTGGTTGAGCGCTCTGGAACCACCCCAACCAGGTACCACCGATAAGTACAAAATAGCTTTCCGCAGAAAAATAAATATTATTTAG
- a CDS encoding M48 family metalloprotease — translation MRGGLRYIIALLIAGFSLVTYWCKREENTVTGEMQHIDMTVDQEIALGLQAAPQMAAQYGGLHPDKEAAAGVKEIGQRIVQQTDAGKTPYQFDFHLLADEQTVNAFALPGGQVFITAGLLSKLKTEGQVAGVLGHEIGHVVARHSAQQLAKAKLTQGLAGAAGVATYDPDNPRSVAGPIAAAAIAKLMTLKYGRDDELQSDNLAVRFTTSAGYDPRSMIEVMNILASSRGGASSTPEFFQTHPNPENRIVKIEQAITQEFPNGLPSGLTP, via the coding sequence ATGAGAGGAGGATTAAGATACATTATTGCTTTATTAATTGCGGGCTTTTCGTTGGTTACGTACTGGTGCAAACGCGAGGAAAATACCGTTACCGGCGAAATGCAGCACATCGACATGACCGTTGACCAGGAAATTGCTTTAGGCTTGCAGGCGGCTCCTCAAATGGCGGCGCAGTACGGTGGCTTGCATCCCGATAAGGAGGCAGCGGCCGGGGTTAAAGAAATTGGCCAACGTATTGTGCAACAAACCGATGCCGGTAAAACTCCCTACCAATTTGATTTTCATTTATTAGCCGATGAGCAAACCGTAAATGCTTTTGCTTTACCGGGAGGCCAGGTATTTATTACGGCCGGACTATTGAGTAAATTAAAAACCGAAGGACAAGTAGCAGGCGTACTGGGGCACGAAATTGGGCACGTGGTGGCGCGGCATTCGGCACAGCAATTAGCCAAAGCCAAGTTAACCCAAGGATTAGCGGGAGCAGCCGGAGTCGCTACTTACGACCCGGATAATCCGCGCAGTGTAGCCGGCCCCATTGCTGCGGCCGCCATTGCCAAACTGATGACCTTGAAATACGGCCGGGACGATGAGCTCCAATCCGATAATTTAGCCGTTCGGTTTACTACTTCCGCCGGTTACGATCCCCGGTCTATGATTGAGGTGATGAATATTTTGGCTTCTTCGCGGGGAGGCGCTTCCAGTACCCCGGAGTTTTTTCAGACGCATCCTAATCCGGAGAACCGGATCGTTAAAATTGAACAAGCCATAACCCAGGAATTTCCGAACGGTTTGCCCTCCGGTTTAACTCCCTAA